The genomic region AGATGATACTCTCAAGGAAAATTAAGGTTCCCAATCCAACTCCATTAAAGGATAATAGGtatattaatgttttaattcACCAATTTTTAGCACAAATAAGAAGTTGGATATCGATACAATACAGCTCCCAGAAGTATTTTTACAACAGTTATTCAACACTAttggtatataatattgataatagGTTAATACAACTAGAGTAAAAGGGGAAAGTTTAGAAGAGAAGCGTGAGAGAAAGTTAGCAGTAAAGAGAACAAAAGCACTCATACAAGAAGTTAAAAGAAACAATAAACAAATCCTAAAAGTATTTCTATACCTATTAATTGTTATAGTAGTACAAAACCATTCCAAccattaataaatttttgtaGGAAGTTAGAAGGAAGAATGCAGTAACAAATTCTAAAGGATGTTATGATATTACAAATGGAGTTAAATAccttaaattataattttttaaccTAATAACACTATATGTGTGATCAGTGGTGTTaaataatctaataatatttataaatttgcCTGTATTATGCAATGTTcatatcaaaatttttattagcAAGGTCACTTAGGTCTTCATTTCATGAGGGAACTGTGAATCCATTTTCAAAAGTCCAATGGTAGGTTATAATTCCAGTTTTTACACAGATTCTTCAATAacactaatttaaatctattAATTCACTTGTATAACTAgttcatttatttttaattgtttgattaatattttaaggGTTTCTCGACCTTTTCTGAAAAAGAATCTTCCGACTGTGTCACCCCTGGCAACACCTCACCAAAGCTTAGGGGCAATCACACACATGGACACAACAGCAGGGAATTGGCACATCATTGACGCCGCAAATAAAGTATAAGACCAGTCATTTACAgtagttaataatattttatatagataagtttattttatatagttaagtaATTTGGAACATAGACTGTTGGAAGTATCGCATCTCATGTATCGGTAATACTGCAAGGGAAACACCTTCCCACTTATCAGCCAAATAAAGTCACAGGGGATAACGTTATCATAGTGAACGCAATAAACGTTGTAATGAACGGGCATTCCTGGGATACTAAAGTGTACAAATTTGACAGAAAAGGTATTTTTGAGGctaataattatgtttaaTGTGATATAGCACACCCAAAGGGTCCCAAAATAATAACCGCAAAGACCATTATGGCAAATAACCCCGGAATGATAGTATGAAATAACTAGTTAAATACATTGATTTTCTATATGTAAACAATGCTTTAATAATctatatagttaaatttGGCTATCAAGAGGATGTTGCCAAGGAATAAACTAAGACCATTTTGGTACAGGTATTGTCAtttcatattatatatactacaCATTAGAAAATTGTATTCACTTTATTTTAGGAggttatttatatatggAGGTGCAATACACCCTCATTGGGGAATACCTCAAGTAGTGGTATCAGCACCTTCCCATACGAAACACCTTTCCAGCCAAGTTGGTAATATTCAACCCAATGAGATGAATGGTGGACCGTTAACCACTAAAGTTGGAGGTCCTGATACTTCACTATCTACGGTCCAATCCTGTTACACATTGTATCCAGTTTGATCCTACACATTTCCTCCATAATTCATCGCATTAATTTTCGAAGTTGCTGGGCTTGTTTTTCACCAAATCCTagtttcaaatttaaaaattgggGAATCATTgaataattcatttaacTTTTAccatatataatattaaataaattttatattttaattttgttacattaacatttttaatatttatgtgtaatttagtttaattGTTAAGAATATGGATGATGAGCAGGATTCTACCTTTATAAACGTCAAAACAAACACATCTAAGCCTGAAAAGAAACACAAGAAGAATAAAAGTAACTTTTACActatattcattaatttgaaGTGATTTTATTGATTAACATGTTTTTAGGAGCTTTACATGTTGAAATATCGGAAAAGAATTTAGATAATACTACACACAAAAAAGTTTTAaaggaaaataaaataactaaaaagGATAATAATAAGGATAATTTGAACTATGTTCGGTTATTAAAGGAGATTCCTCAGGTATCTGCTTATTATTCCATTAATTCATCACTTAGAGGATACCTTTCCTTGGAAAACCAAGAGATTATACAGTTTCAGTAGCACTTCCAGTTTCACTAATGGAAAATATACAAGTTAGTAGTACTCAAAATAAACTATAACATCGCCacatatataatgatatatGTTTGTATAGTCGGATGAATTGAGAGCATATGTGATAGGCAACATTGCAAGGACACTTACAATTTATGGAGTCAATGAAGTTGTTCTATACAATGATACAGGTACAGTTACACACTATTACAATTGTTAGATGATAAGAGTTCAAAATGGATGGAATATTTTTCTCTAAATTTGAGGTATTTGGAAACACCTCAATACCTAAGAAAGTTTTTATTTCCCATGGATAACGGTATTTCTATacatttacacatttatataaattcatttatttaattaattgtattttagCTTTAAAATACGCTGGGTTACAAAACCCTATTAATGCCCCTCACCATCTCCGTTCTACTGAGTGGCTCCCATACAGGTATCTTCTACCCACAGtgtatattttttaggGAGGGTGTTGTTAGACTAATAAGGAAAGATAGCAGTCATAAAACTTTGTATGCTGATTGTGGTGTATTTTCAAGTGTTAAGATCCACAATAAGGAGGATTTACAAGAGTTTTATGGGATTGATTACATGACAGACGAAGAGTACGATGTGTATCAAAGAGTCACTATTCGTCTAGACGATGAATCTATTGCTAAGTGTCGTAGAAACTTTAAACAGGGAAAATCTCTAAGTCAAAATGAGACAGGCCCACTTTCTGCAAATCTGGTACATCCTGAAGAACCTCTTAAAGTTGCAGGTAAACTTTCaacaaaatatattcattcACTAGTAGATGAGTTTAATACTGAGTTTAGGATTGTATTGGGGATATGTAGTTAGGGAGTGCAAAAGTGTGGCTGAGTCATTAAAAGGTTGTCCATTTAATGAATCTGGCAATTATGACCTTAAAATTGGTACCTGCGAACGTGGAGAATTATACTCTTTAAACACCAAACTTCCAAAATTCAAGTATTTTCTATTACACATacttaaatatttatgaatGCATATTGTTATTAGAAATATGTTAATACACTTTGGCCCAGTATTGGGTTTGGAGCATGTAATGGAAGAAcctgaaaataaatttgacaAATATTTCAACTTTTGTAATCAGCAGAAATCAAGAACCATAAGAACGGAGGAGGCTCTTCTAATTGTACTATCAATTTTGTCATTCACCAACAAACTTTAATATCCAATctaatatacttaatatattatacatgACTAATATATGTagatatatatttgatggTATAGgactaaatttatttggtTACAAAGTATTAAACAAAGTCCCATTTGTTTAATACCAAACgatttattaaaacttAATTAAATTAGGCAACAAGAAGAGCACCACCATGTGCAGCAAGACCATCCTTAGCACCAGCAGCAACGTGAGCAACATGATGAGCATGAGCAGCCAAAGCATGGACGAATGGATGAGCAGGAAGTCCAACAAGTTCAGGAAGTCCAGCGACTAATCCATGAACACCAACTACAAAGGCTGCCATACCAAGAACAACACCATCACCGGGAGCGGTACCAGCAGCAAATTTAAGGAATAAGTGGTGTGAACCTACAGCTGGGTGGAAAAGTTCCAAGTGGACAAACTTCTCAGAATCCTTGTTACCTACAAAGTGCAAGTCAAGAAGTACTTCACCAGCAGCAGCTTTCCATACAGCATGTGATCCACATACTAACTCATCAACCTTAGCATGTACTGGTCTAACCCATGTAAAGAAATGATCACCCTTCTTAAAGGTCTTGTGAAGGAATACAGTGGCTGGAAGAGTTCCAAGTGGGCATTTGCCAGCAGCAACAGATGTTTTAGTACCATCACCATGGTTTCCAAAAAGGACAAAGCCTAAGTCTTTGAGGTCTAATTTTGCGGCATGAAGACCAGATGCCAAAGCAAGTAAAGCTAATATAACGAACTTCATCTCTTAATAATCTAGTTGTCTTAAGTTGTTAGCTCTAGTAACAAAGTGATTATAGTAATAGAGTCTAGGTCATATTCCCTTAGAGATGGGGTACACCATATTTCCCCCACTGGCAATTATTAGAGCATATACATAATATTGTATTGAAAAGGAGCTAATCCAGTATTCTATGGATGTCTAGAATGGACAAATATCTGGACTcaatatatgaatatatagTTAGCT from Theileria annulata chromosome 1, complete sequence, *** SEQUENCING IN PROGRESS *** harbors:
- a CDS encoding ribosomal protein l13, putative; this translates as MFISKFLLARSLRSSFHEGTVNPFSKVQWVSRPFLKKNLPTVSPLATPHQSLGAITHMDTTAGNWHIIDAANKTVGSIASHVSVILQGKHLPTYQPNKVTGDNVIIVNAINVVMNGHSWDTKVYKFDRKAHPKGPKIITAKTIMANNPGMILNLAIKRMLPRNKLRPFWYRRLFIYGGAIHPHWGIPQVVVSAPSHTKHLSSQVGNIQPNEMNGGPLTTKVGGPDTSLSTVQSCYTFCWACFSPNPSFKFKNWGIIE
- a CDS encoding uncharacterized protein (Signal peptide predicted for TA21040 by SignalP 2.0 HMM (Signal peptide probability 0.614, signal anchor probability 0.002) with cleavage site probability 0.277 between residues 15 and 16;~GPI-Anchor Signal predicted for TA21040 by DGPI v2.04, no cleavage site predicted) → MPLTISVLLSGSHTGIFYPQCIFFREGVVRLIRKDSSHKTLYADCGVFSSVKIHNKEDLQEFYGIDYMTDEEYDVYQRVTIRLDDESIAKCRRNFKQGKSLSQNETGPLSANLVHPEEPLKVAGLYWGYVVRECKSVAESLKGCPFNESGNYDLKIGTCERGELYSLNTKLPKFKNMLIHFGPVLGLEHVMEEPENKFDKYFNFCNQQKSRTIRTEEALLIVLSILSFTNKL
- a CDS encoding uncharacterized protein (Contains a putative signal peptide;~Signal peptide predicted for TA21045 by SignalP 2.0 HMM (Signal peptide probability 1.000, signal anchor probability 0.000) with cleavage site probability 0.962 between residues 17 and 18), whose protein sequence is MKFVILALLALASGLHAAKLDLKDLGFVLFGNHGDGTKTSVAAGKCPLGTLPATVFLHKTFKKGDHFFTWVRPVHAKVDELVCGSHAVWKAAAGEVLLDLHFVGNKDSEKFVHLELFHPAVGSHHLFLKFAAGTAPGDGVVLGMAAFVVGVHGLVAGLPELVGLPAHPFVHALAAHAHHVAHVAAGAKDGLAAHGGALLVA